The sequence AGTGTCTTTTCTCAATTTGATAATCATGATATTATGTCTTTTTTTGAAGAAAACGGAGTCGCTTTAAAAGTCGAAGATCACGGCAGAGTCTTTCCCAAAACAAACAAATCACGCACTATTATTGACTGTCTGGAAAGAAAAATCAAAGAACTTGGTGGTTTAATTAAGACACAGTGCGAAATTGTTTCCGTCAAAAAAGAGGATGGACAGTTTATTGTTAAATCAGCTGATGAAGCTTTCACCTGCCAGCAGTTGATTATTACAACTGGCGGAAAATCTTATCCTTCCACCGGTTCAACTGGCTTTGGCTATGCCATTGCTAACCATTTCAAATTGACAGTGACCCATCTCGAAGCCGCTGAGAGTCCTCTACTGACTGATTTTCCCCACAAAGCGCTACAGGGGATTTCACTTGATGATGTGACATTGACATGTGGTAAACATCAGATTAATCATGATCTGCTTTTTACGCATTTTGGTCTATCTGGTCCTGCAGCACTGCGCTTATCCACTTTTATTCAGGGAGGAGAAACAGCCTATTTAGACTTATTACCACAGCTTACCAAAGAAGCATTGCAGGAAAAAATTGAAACAAATCGGGAAAAATCGTTGAAAAATGCCTTGAAGACATTCTTGCCTGAACGTCTAGCAGCATTTCTATCAGAAGGTTATGACCACAAAGTCAAACAGCTTTCCAAAAAAGATTTGGAAAAAATTCTCCAGAAAATCAAAGCTTTACCGATTCCAATTACTGGTAAAATGTCTCTAGCTAAGTCTTTTGTGACCAAGGGTGGTATTGATTTAAAGGAAATCAATCCTAAAACCTTGGAAAGCAAAACGGTTTCTGGTCTACATTTTGCTGGTGAAGTGCTTGATATTAATGCTCATACTGGCGGATTCAATATCACAGCAGCCCTTTGTACTGGCTGGGTTGCTGGCAGTTTGCACTACCAATAATTATAATATTACTTTAAACTTTGCCTGCGCAACAATTCAATGACTAAGAAACAAGCTTTACCTGCGTCACTCATCGTGCTATAATATCTATGATATAAAAACACATTGCAGTTGGTAGTCTGCAAGCATCGTGATGATGTCAGTAACCTTCCCTCCAGGTCGTCCTTTATCAAATTTTCTTTGGGAGGGGACTATCATGAAATTGACAGTCTATTTTGATGGTACATTTTGGTTCGCTTTGGTTGAACATGTCAACCGTAAAGGACAATATAAAGCCTTTCGTTATCCCTTTGGTAAAGAGCCTAAAGATTTTGATATTTGGAACTTTATTGCTAAAAAGCTGCCCAGCTTGATTAAGAAATACGATCGTATCAAAACTGATTCTCATGTTAATGATATACCGCAGCCTAAGAAAATGAATCCCAAGCGTATGCAAAGGGTTCTCAACAAATCAAAGAAACAAGAGGCAGTTTCGACTAAGGCTCAGGCAGAAATGCAAAAGCTTCATGAAGCTCTCAAACAAGAGAAAAAATCTCAAAGCAAAGAAAAACGTCAGGCTCTAAAACAGTACAAATATCAACTTAAGCAGAAAAAGCGTCATC comes from Streptococcus troglodytae and encodes:
- a CDS encoding NAD(P)/FAD-dependent oxidoreductase, with product MTHFDTIVIGGGPAGMMACISASFHGKKALLLEKNKRLGKKLAGTGGGRCNVTNNGTLADLLAGIPGNGRFLHSVFSQFDNHDIMSFFEENGVALKVEDHGRVFPKTNKSRTIIDCLERKIKELGGLIKTQCEIVSVKKEDGQFIVKSADEAFTCQQLIITTGGKSYPSTGSTGFGYAIANHFKLTVTHLEAAESPLLTDFPHKALQGISLDDVTLTCGKHQINHDLLFTHFGLSGPAALRLSTFIQGGETAYLDLLPQLTKEALQEKIETNREKSLKNALKTFLPERLAAFLSEGYDHKVKQLSKKDLEKILQKIKALPIPITGKMSLAKSFVTKGGIDLKEINPKTLESKTVSGLHFAGEVLDINAHTGGFNITAALCTGWVAGSLHYQ
- a CDS encoding YjdF family protein, producing the protein MKLTVYFDGTFWFALVEHVNRKGQYKAFRYPFGKEPKDFDIWNFIAKKLPSLIKKYDRIKTDSHVNDIPQPKKMNPKRMQRVLNKSKKQEAVSTKAQAEMQKLHEALKQEKKSQSKEKRQALKQYKYQLKQKKRHQKKQGH